From one Bradysia coprophila strain Holo2 unplaced genomic scaffold, BU_Bcop_v1 contig_248, whole genome shotgun sequence genomic stretch:
- the LOC119078217 gene encoding protein PELPK1-like isoform X2: MKIQIVLLAVAVSGYWAAPTTDDESKNREKRQLPCLEAVVRQVPGHYIEYFEVSAPTAPNVHVPSVPMYDTPSVPMYHVPSVPMYEVPSVPMYEVPSVPMYEVPSVPMYEVPSVPMYEVPSMPVYEVPSMPVYEVPSMPMYEIPSMPMYEIPAAPYFDMPSMPMIDIPVAPMINIPEMPMIDTPEMPMINIPETPMIDIPDSPMISAPTMPMIEAPNMPIIEAPLTPEIAVPATPEIVAPEIPKITAPETPEITAPTTPDIVAPSTPEIAAPATPEILAPASPEIVAPASPEIVAPASPKIVSPVTPFIEAPYSPHITYPSPVYIDEMMYPQHVYIDEIDLPLYHGSNYNSQSDIYQLGAHNSNTQAGILQARRQNSNVQSGISQSGWGNSNSQRGVGQWGRRQNSNVQSGVSQNGWGNMNSQGHVGQLGRRQNKNTQNSVGQSGWGNTNSQGRIGQYGK; encoded by the exons AATAGAGAAAAAAGGCAATTACCATGCCTTGAAGCAGTAGTTCGTCAAGTGCCTGGACATtatattgaatattttgagGTATCTGCTCCAACCGCTCCAAACGTTCACGTACCGTCAGTACCAATGTATGATACACCATCTGTTCCGATGTATCACGTACCATCTGTACCGATGTATGAAGTACCATCTGTGCCAATGTATGAAGTACCGTCTGTGCCAATGTATGAAGTACCGTCTGTGCCAATGTATGAAGTACCGTCTGTGCCAATGTATGAAGTACCATCTATGCCTGTGTATGAAGTACCATCTATGCCGGTGTATGAAGTACCATCTATGCCAATGTACGAAATACCATCCATGCCAATGTACGAAATACCTGCTGCGCCTTACTTTGACATGCCATCGATGCCAATGATTGACATTCCGGTAGCGCCTATGATTAACATACCTGAAATGCCAATGATAGATACGCCAGAAATGCCAATGATTAATATACCAGAAACGCCAATGATTGATATACCGGATTCACCAATGATCAGTGCACCAACTATGCCTATGATTGAAGCACCGAACATGCCAATCATTGAAGCGCCATTAACACCAGAAATTGCAGTTCCCGCAACACCAGAAATTGTAGCACCGGAAATACCAAAAATTACAGCTCCGGAAACACCAGAAATTACAGCTCCGACAACACCCGATATTGTAGCTCCTTCAACACCAGAAATTGCAGCTCCGGCAACACCAGAAATCTTAGCTCCGGCATCACCAGAAATCGTAGCTCCGGCATCACCAGAAATCGTAGCTCCGGCATCACCAAAAATCGTCTCACCAGTAACACCATTTATCGAAGCACCATACTCTCCTCATATCACGTATCCCTCACCAGTTTACATTGACGAAATGATGTACCCACAACATGTCTATATTGATGAAATCGACTTGCCACTGTATCATGGTTCGAACTACAATAGCCAAAGTGATATTTACCAACTTGGTGCACACAACTCAAATACTCAAGCTGGTATTTTACAAGCTCGAAGACAAAATTCGAATGTTCAATCAGGAATATCGCAAAGTGGCTGGGGGAATTCAAACAGTCAACGAGGCGTTGGCCAGTGGGGACGTCG acaaaattcaaatgttcaaTCAGGAGTATCCCAAAATGGCTGGGGAAATATGAACAGCCAAGGTCACGTTGGCCAATTGGGTCgccgacaaaataaaaatacgcAAAACAGCGTTGGACAATCGGGATGGGGTAACACTAACAGTCAAGGACGTATTGGTCAATATGGAAAGTAG
- the LOC119078217 gene encoding protein PELPK1-like isoform X1 yields MKIQIVLLAVAVSGYWAAPTTDDESKNREKRQLPCLEAVVRQVPGHYIEYFEVSAPTAPNVHVPSVPMYDTPSVPMYHVPSVPMYEVPSVPMYEVPSVPMYEVPSVPMYEVPSVPMYEVPSMPVYEVPSMPVYEVPSMPMYEIPSMPMYEIPAAPYFDMPSMPMIDIPVAPMINIPEMPMIDTPEMPMINIPETPMIDIPDSPMISAPTMPMIEAPNMPIIEAPLTPEIAVPATPEIVAPEIPKITAPETPEITAPTTPDIVAPSTPEIAAPATPEILAPASPEIVAPASPEIVAPASPKIVSPVTPFIEAPYSPHITYPSPVYIDEMMYPQHVYIDEIDLPLYHGSNYNSQSDIYQLGAHNSNTQAGILQARRQNSNVQSGISQSGWGNSNSQRGVGQWGRRQNSNVQEAVSQSGWGNSNSQRGVGQLDRRQNSNVQSGVSQNGWGNMNSQGHVGQLGRRQNKNTQNSVGQSGWGNTNSQGRIGQYGK; encoded by the coding sequence AATAGAGAAAAAAGGCAATTACCATGCCTTGAAGCAGTAGTTCGTCAAGTGCCTGGACATtatattgaatattttgagGTATCTGCTCCAACCGCTCCAAACGTTCACGTACCGTCAGTACCAATGTATGATACACCATCTGTTCCGATGTATCACGTACCATCTGTACCGATGTATGAAGTACCATCTGTGCCAATGTATGAAGTACCGTCTGTGCCAATGTATGAAGTACCGTCTGTGCCAATGTATGAAGTACCGTCTGTGCCAATGTATGAAGTACCATCTATGCCTGTGTATGAAGTACCATCTATGCCGGTGTATGAAGTACCATCTATGCCAATGTACGAAATACCATCCATGCCAATGTACGAAATACCTGCTGCGCCTTACTTTGACATGCCATCGATGCCAATGATTGACATTCCGGTAGCGCCTATGATTAACATACCTGAAATGCCAATGATAGATACGCCAGAAATGCCAATGATTAATATACCAGAAACGCCAATGATTGATATACCGGATTCACCAATGATCAGTGCACCAACTATGCCTATGATTGAAGCACCGAACATGCCAATCATTGAAGCGCCATTAACACCAGAAATTGCAGTTCCCGCAACACCAGAAATTGTAGCACCGGAAATACCAAAAATTACAGCTCCGGAAACACCAGAAATTACAGCTCCGACAACACCCGATATTGTAGCTCCTTCAACACCAGAAATTGCAGCTCCGGCAACACCAGAAATCTTAGCTCCGGCATCACCAGAAATCGTAGCTCCGGCATCACCAGAAATCGTAGCTCCGGCATCACCAAAAATCGTCTCACCAGTAACACCATTTATCGAAGCACCATACTCTCCTCATATCACGTATCCCTCACCAGTTTACATTGACGAAATGATGTACCCACAACATGTCTATATTGATGAAATCGACTTGCCACTGTATCATGGTTCGAACTACAATAGCCAAAGTGATATTTACCAACTTGGTGCACACAACTCAAATACTCAAGCTGGTATTTTACAAGCTCGAAGACAAAATTCGAATGTTCAATCAGGAATATCGCAAAGTGGCTGGGGGAATTCAAACAGTCAACGAGGCGTTGGCCAGTGGGGACGTCGGCAAAATTCAAACGTTCAGGAAGCAGTATCGCAGAGTGGTTGGGGAAATTCCAATAGTCAACGAGGTGTTGGCCAATTGGATCGTagacaaaattcaaatgttcaaTCAGGAGTATCCCAAAATGGCTGGGGAAATATGAACAGCCAAGGTCACGTTGGCCAATTGGGTCgccgacaaaataaaaatacgcAAAACAGCGTTGGACAATCGGGATGGGGTAACACTAACAGTCAAGGACGTATTGGTCAATATGGAAAGTAG
- the LOC119078217 gene encoding pentatricopeptide repeat-containing protein At1g10270-like isoform X3: MKIQIVLLAVAVSGYWAAPTTDDESKIIEKRSLPLVLEAGDVIIEPIPFYAPVIVEGLPSQSNSNSQAGIAQSGWGNSNAQSGIGQFRRQNSNVQEGVSQSGWGNSNAQSGVGQFRRQNSNVQEGVSQSGWGNSNAQSGVGQFRRQNSNAQEGVSQSGWGNSNAQEFVRQLRRQNSNVQSGVDQQGWGNSNLQGFVGQNGLPLIHRRQNTNEQSGISQQGWGNSNLQGNVGQGVALIHRRQNSNVQSGVDQQGWGNSNLQGYVGQGGVPFIHRRQNTNAQKSVNQVGWGNANSQGGIGQLGK, encoded by the coding sequence atCATCGAAAAAAGATCACTTCCATTAGTACTTGAAGCAGGTGACGTAATAATTGAACCTATTCCATTCTACGCACCAGTTATTGTTGAAGGATTGCCATCTCAGAGTAACTCTAACAGTCAGGCAGGAATAGCTCAATCCGGTTGGGGAAATAGCAACGCCCAATCAGGTATCGGACAATTCAGGCGACAAAATTCGAATGTACAAGAAGGTGTGTCGCAATCCGGTTGGGGAAATAGCAACGCCCAATCGGGTGTCGGCCAATTCAGGCGGCAAAATTCGAATGTACAGGAAGGTGTGTCCCAATCCGGTTGGGGGAATAGCAACGCCCAATCGGGTGTCGGCCAATTCAGGCGGCAAAATTCAAATGCACAAGAAGGTGTGTCACAATCCGGATGGGGAAACAGCAACGCTCAAGAATTCGTTCGACAACTTCGTCGACAAAACTCAAACGTACAGTCAGGAGTCGACCAACAGGGATGGGGTAATTCCAATTTGCAAGGATTTGTTGGACAAAATGGACTACCATTGATACACAGACGACAAAATACCAACGAACAATCGGGAATCTCGCAACAAGGATGGGGAAATTCCAACTTACAGGGCAATGTCGGCCAAGGAGTAGCGTTGATACACAGACGTCAGAACTCGAACGTACAATCTGGAGTCGACCAACAAGGTTGGGGTAATTCCAATTTGCAAGGCTATGTAGGACAAGGTGGAGTGCCATTCATACACAGACGACAAAatacaaatgcacaaaaaagtGTCAATCAAGTCGGCTGGGGAAATGCAAACAGCCAAGGAGGTATCGGACAATTAGGAAAGTAG
- the LOC119078217 gene encoding uncharacterized protein LOC119078217 isoform X4, with protein MKIQIVLLAVAVSGYWAAPTTDDESKIIEKRSLPLVLEAGDVIIEPIPFYAPVIVEGLPSQSNSNSQAGIAQSGWGNSNAQSGIGQFRRQNSNVQEGVSQSGWGNSNAQSGVGQFRRQNSNVQEGVSQSGWGNSNAQEFVRQLRRQNSNVQSGVDQQGWGNSNLQGFVGQNGLPLIHRRQNTNEQSGISQQGWGNSNLQGNVGQGVALIHRRQNSNVQSGVDQQGWGNSNLQGYVGQGGVPFIHRRQNTNAQKSVNQVGWGNANSQGGIGQLGK; from the exons atCATCGAAAAAAGATCACTTCCATTAGTACTTGAAGCAGGTGACGTAATAATTGAACCTATTCCATTCTACGCACCAGTTATTGTTGAAGGATTGCCATCTCAGAGTAACTCTAACAGTCAGGCAGGAATAGCTCAATCCGGTTGGGGAAATAGCAACGCCCAATCAGGTATCGGACAATTCAGGCGACAAAATTCGAATGTACAAGAAGGTGTGTCGCAATCCGGTTGGGGAAATAGCAACGCCCAATCGGGTGTCGGCCAATTCAGGCGGCAAAATTCGAATGTACAGGAAG GTGTGTCACAATCCGGATGGGGAAACAGCAACGCTCAAGAATTCGTTCGACAACTTCGTCGACAAAACTCAAACGTACAGTCAGGAGTCGACCAACAGGGATGGGGTAATTCCAATTTGCAAGGATTTGTTGGACAAAATGGACTACCATTGATACACAGACGACAAAATACCAACGAACAATCGGGAATCTCGCAACAAGGATGGGGAAATTCCAACTTACAGGGCAATGTCGGCCAAGGAGTAGCGTTGATACACAGACGTCAGAACTCGAACGTACAATCTGGAGTCGACCAACAAGGTTGGGGTAATTCCAATTTGCAAGGCTATGTAGGACAAGGTGGAGTGCCATTCATACACAGACGACAAAatacaaatgcacaaaaaagtGTCAATCAAGTCGGCTGGGGAAATGCAAACAGCCAAGGAGGTATCGGACAATTAGGAAAGTAG